In the Campylobacter showae genome, one interval contains:
- a CDS encoding sensor histidine kinase, with translation MFQNLKIPILATFIIMALFIFQSYEIINLSSKDEYSKNMFELLEYEGKIRKALDKNETLPISLTYRYGVFDLKEKQIVSNLDARPSDLKFITRQENGHLFYKTYFSADGEFYYLVLAKKQNAARILFVAALTLAFALVVVFFALYLSFVSGIKPYKDAKKYMNNFFNDAMHELKTPLGVIGINLEMLGLDNKYVTRMRSALKQMQVTYEDTEYYIKRGYILFPPEILNLSEFCLERARYMRGISMAKNIKIYDFIEPDLQIFMSKIEAGRLIDNNLSNAVKYSREGGIINLRLFEKSGKIVLVVEDEGEGIKDTSKIWKRYVRDEGVQGGFGLGLNIVQSICVKNGVEYGVKSELGKGSIFTYKFSPYSKSLLD, from the coding sequence ATGTTTCAAAATCTTAAAATCCCTATCTTAGCCACTTTTATCATCATGGCTTTGTTTATATTTCAAAGCTACGAGATTATAAATTTAAGCTCCAAAGACGAATACTCAAAAAATATGTTCGAGCTGCTGGAGTACGAGGGCAAAATCCGCAAAGCGCTCGATAAAAACGAGACTTTGCCTATTTCGCTCACATATAGATACGGCGTTTTTGATCTCAAAGAAAAGCAGATCGTCTCAAATTTGGACGCGCGCCCGAGCGATTTAAAATTTATCACCCGTCAAGAAAACGGCCATCTTTTTTACAAGACCTATTTTAGCGCGGACGGCGAGTTTTATTACCTCGTGCTAGCCAAAAAGCAAAACGCGGCTAGGATTTTATTCGTCGCGGCTCTAACTCTTGCCTTTGCGCTCGTGGTCGTATTTTTCGCGCTTTATCTGTCGTTTGTTAGCGGTATAAAGCCGTATAAAGACGCTAAAAAATATATGAATAACTTTTTTAACGACGCGATGCACGAGCTAAAAACTCCGCTGGGAGTCATCGGCATAAACCTTGAGATGCTAGGCCTTGATAACAAATACGTCACCCGCATGCGCTCGGCTCTAAAACAGATGCAAGTTACATACGAGGACACTGAGTACTACATCAAGCGCGGGTATATTTTATTTCCGCCCGAGATTTTAAATTTGAGCGAATTTTGCCTCGAGCGAGCGCGGTATATGCGCGGTATCTCGATGGCGAAAAATATCAAAATTTACGACTTCATCGAGCCTGATTTGCAAATTTTTATGAGCAAGATAGAGGCGGGCAGACTGATCGATAACAACCTAAGCAATGCCGTAAAATACAGCCGCGAAGGAGGAATAATAAATTTACGTCTTTTTGAAAAAAGCGGCAAAATCGTGCTCGTAGTCGAGGACGAGGGCGAAGGCATAAAAGATACGAGTAAAATTTGGAAACGCTACGTTAGAGACGAGGGCGTGCAGGGCGGCTTTGGCTTGGGGCTAAACATCGTGCAAAGCATCTGCGTGAAAAACGGCGTAGAGTACGGCGTTAAAAGCGAACTGGGCAAAGGCAGCATCTTTACCTACAAATTTTCGCCATACTCAAAAAGCTTGCTTGACTAA
- the nrfD gene encoding NrfD/PsrC family molybdoenzyme membrane anchor subunit has protein sequence MNNMWGSVAQYNEIYWPWPIAVYLFLAGLSAGAMMVALLVKWNYHKKQDGSIWDAMVKAGALVAPITITVGLALLVLDLGKPLSFYWILIKYNFGSVMSIGVALLLLYTPLAYLFAVIIFEEEIEKYKILAILRPISRLIRSFAPLSKIVEMALFGLAIGVGIYTGFLLSAITKLPLWNTPILPILFLTSGFSSGVATNILVGLLCFKHLLNEDNVKYLLVMDLRAVIFEIPLIAILFLGLYFEGGASAVAAKQALSTGQYALIFWIGVVGIGLLTPITIALTALKNHAYRVGYIIANSLVVICGVVMLRYYIVYAGQVFTGA, from the coding sequence ATGAATAATATGTGGGGAAGCGTAGCGCAATATAATGAAATTTACTGGCCGTGGCCGATAGCGGTTTATCTATTTTTGGCGGGTTTGTCCGCAGGCGCGATGATGGTTGCGTTGCTTGTTAAGTGGAACTACCATAAAAAACAAGATGGCAGCATCTGGGACGCGATGGTAAAGGCGGGCGCTCTAGTAGCTCCTATAACGATCACCGTGGGTCTTGCGCTTTTGGTGCTTGACCTTGGCAAACCGCTTAGTTTTTACTGGATTTTGATTAAGTACAACTTCGGTTCGGTTATGTCTATCGGCGTCGCGTTATTGCTGCTTTATACGCCGCTGGCTTATCTTTTTGCGGTAATTATTTTCGAAGAAGAGATAGAAAAGTATAAAATTCTAGCGATTTTACGTCCTATTTCTAGACTGATTCGCTCTTTTGCGCCGCTTTCAAAGATAGTCGAGATGGCGCTTTTCGGTCTTGCGATCGGCGTAGGTATATATACGGGCTTTTTGCTTAGCGCGATTACGAAGCTTCCGCTTTGGAACACGCCGATTCTGCCGATCTTGTTCCTAACCTCAGGCTTTAGCTCGGGCGTAGCGACAAACATCTTGGTCGGACTTTTGTGCTTCAAGCACCTTCTTAACGAAGACAACGTGAAGTATCTTTTGGTTATGGACTTGCGCGCCGTAATTTTTGAGATACCGCTTATAGCTATACTATTTTTGGGACTATATTTCGAGGGCGGAGCTAGCGCGGTTGCCGCAAAACAAGCTCTAAGCACCGGACAATACGCGTTAATATTCTGGATAGGCGTCGTGGGTATCGGACTTTTGACCCCTATCACCATAGCTCTAACGGCTCTTAAAAATCACGCTTATAGAGTGGGCTACATCATAGCAAACTCTCTTGTAGTTATCTGCGGCGTCGTGATGCTAAGATACTATATAGTTTATGCCGGTCAAGTTTTCACGGGCGCGTGA
- a CDS encoding cache domain-containing protein, with amino-acid sequence MNKKILLTLAFLVVAGVLAVYKARWDEQTQTENIKKFLDFQTQILNKNIEEEKLSAMTVAALLAQNEHVKKCMSQNNRQMCLETLGEFTKTLSKVPIYENAKFHIHTPEMRSFARSWIPMYNDDLTNFRHLLAEAKNGVAAGIEVGRAGVFIRSVAPIFEDKKMLGSIEVLLDFKHLSDFFSQQGLDLFVLLDAGGDLPYQNSSDEGIIEGFHFVNKSYANLNVLPMLKDIKFKSGGFYQTDSHAFTVQPMNDAKGERVGYFVIYFNSDSKERNLAKLGVWFD; translated from the coding sequence GTGAATAAAAAAATACTTCTAACGCTCGCGTTCCTCGTAGTAGCAGGAGTTTTAGCGGTCTATAAAGCGCGTTGGGACGAGCAGACTCAGACGGAAAATATCAAAAAATTTCTCGACTTCCAAACGCAAATTTTAAATAAAAATATCGAAGAAGAAAAGCTCTCCGCGATGACGGTGGCGGCGTTACTGGCGCAAAACGAACACGTAAAAAAATGCATGAGCCAAAATAACCGCCAAATGTGCCTAGAGACGCTTGGCGAATTTACCAAAACGCTCAGCAAGGTGCCGATTTACGAAAATGCCAAATTTCACATCCATACGCCTGAGATGAGGAGCTTTGCTAGGAGCTGGATACCGATGTATAACGACGATCTAACGAACTTTCGCCACCTGCTAGCAGAGGCCAAAAACGGCGTAGCCGCAGGCATCGAGGTCGGTCGCGCGGGTGTTTTTATAAGATCGGTCGCGCCGATATTTGAGGATAAAAAGATGCTCGGCAGTATCGAAGTGCTGCTTGATTTTAAGCATTTGAGCGACTTCTTCTCGCAGCAAGGGCTTGATCTTTTCGTATTACTCGATGCCGGCGGCGACCTACCCTATCAAAACAGCAGCGACGAGGGCATCATCGAAGGCTTTCATTTCGTAAATAAGAGCTACGCAAATTTAAACGTCCTGCCAATGCTAAAGGATATAAAATTTAAAAGCGGCGGATTTTATCAGACGGATTCGCACGCCTTTACCGTCCAGCCCATGAACGACGCAAAGGGCGAGCGCGTAGGATATTTCGTGATTTATTTTAACTCGGACTCAAAAGAGCGAAATTTAGCAAAACTCGGCGTTTGGTTTGATTAG
- a CDS encoding 4Fe-4S dicluster domain-containing protein, which yields MKKAYRMIHDENLCIGCQACSVACRSENEVPRGVFRLQVHSQIKGKFPNLKTDFSRHSCVMCEDAPCVAVCPTGASFQTAEGIVLLDHSTCVSCKYCILACPYDARYVEPKTGEIGKCTFCFETRVSVGEQPACVTVCPTDALAFGDINDPNSEVSKILNTKAHYYPKAELKTKPKLAMIANRKGGSHE from the coding sequence ATGAAAAAAGCGTATAGAATGATACATGACGAAAACCTCTGCATAGGCTGCCAAGCGTGCTCGGTGGCTTGCAGGAGCGAAAACGAAGTGCCTAGAGGCGTTTTTAGACTTCAAGTCCATTCGCAGATAAAGGGCAAATTCCCAAATTTAAAAACCGACTTTAGCAGACACAGCTGCGTGATGTGCGAGGACGCTCCGTGCGTGGCGGTTTGCCCTACTGGAGCTAGCTTTCAGACGGCGGAGGGCATCGTGCTGCTAGATCACTCTACCTGCGTATCTTGCAAATACTGCATCCTGGCCTGTCCTTACGACGCTCGCTATGTCGAGCCAAAAACCGGCGAGATAGGCAAATGTACGTTTTGCTTTGAAACTAGAGTGAGCGTAGGCGAGCAGCCTGCGTGCGTAACCGTTTGTCCGACCGATGCTTTGGCATTCGGCGATATAAACGATCCAAATAGCGAAGTAAGTAAAATTTTAAATACCAAAGCTCACTACTATCCTAAAGCCGAGCTTAAAACCAAACCGAAGCTTGCTATGATAGCTAACCGCAAAGGAGGAAGCCATGAATAA
- a CDS encoding response regulator transcription factor, with protein sequence MKILLLEDDFVYRKSVSEYLESLGYEVDEAPDGKVACDKIAAGFYHLLILDIKVPHISGHEVIKYAKDIGCETPIMIMTSLVDIDDMAVGYELGCNEYLKKPFELAELKFRVNELMRKYHGRDDKNLIAIDENFSLDTAKKRLKFKGEPVELSTREFGIIECLLFHKNSFVGIERLRAEVWNDKEIDPADVRMHILKIRQKTTPEFIKSSRGLGYKIDVSKS encoded by the coding sequence ATGAAAATTTTACTGCTTGAAGACGACTTTGTATATCGCAAGAGCGTTAGCGAATATCTAGAAAGCCTAGGCTACGAGGTCGATGAGGCGCCCGATGGCAAAGTAGCCTGCGATAAGATAGCGGCGGGCTTTTATCACCTGCTGATCCTTGATATCAAGGTCCCGCATATCAGCGGACACGAAGTTATAAAATACGCCAAAGATATCGGCTGTGAAACGCCTATAATGATAATGACCTCGCTCGTAGATATAGACGATATGGCGGTCGGATACGAGCTGGGCTGTAACGAGTACCTAAAAAAGCCCTTTGAGCTAGCCGAGTTAAAATTTAGAGTAAACGAGCTAATGCGAAAATATCACGGCAGAGACGATAAAAATTTGATCGCGATCGATGAAAACTTTAGCCTCGATACCGCTAAAAAGCGGCTTAAATTTAAAGGCGAGCCGGTTGAGCTAAGTACGAGGGAATTCGGTATCATCGAGTGTTTGCTGTTTCATAAAAACAGCTTTGTCGGTATCGAAAGGCTACGCGCCGAGGTGTGGAACGACAAGGAAATCGATCCTGCCGACGTGCGCATGCACATACTAAAAATCCGTCAAAAAACGACTCCCGAGTTTATAAAATCATCGCGCGGACTAGGCTATAAGATAGATGTTTCAAAATCTTAA
- the ccsA gene encoding cytochrome c biogenesis protein CcsA, which translates to MSELKSLFFSMTSAVVLLVIFAIGSGAATIIESYYDTKSAWAAVYGASWFALVQVLLGINLAYNIFRYNLLRKEKLPVLIFHVSFLFMLLGAAMTRYLGFEGNIHIRENETSNAVFGSVSRIEIAAEKDGQIYSNSIPKQITSVGSNDFNLPLEIAGKKANLTFDGYYKKAETEYYEAEKGEPLVRLAVSSPDSKEEISLQAGETREVGGVSFAFDAQPLLENFVKIELKEGKFYLTSNQNIGYFTMATNEKGEYAKDQATEFLPMQLYTVTDVNFVPKSLLTKAAKRVVSKNGEYDALVANLTFDGQTQQLMLYENSYIPAKAKIDGVLFNVYWGSKMVELPFSLKLEDFELKRYPGSNSPMSYSSDVIVEDSRTGNYPYKIYMNHVLDHDGYRFFQSSYDQDELGTVLSVNRDPGKIPTYVGYFLLGLGLFFNVVNPRSRFRKLAKMINEDAVKKVASFALIACFTAFAPSKTYAVDNARNIDANHAKELSTLIIQSADGRMKPFDTVAREILNKIHRGDTLDGLNANQAILSMMVNAPYWRDVPIIYVGNKELKKLIGIDEKAKYASYNDFFASDKDGKIIYKLNKFAEAANRKTPGERGTFDKDLQKVDERLNILYMVFIGEVFTMFPKMDDPNNKWYGIASAMIYLPKNESEAIGRMLRSYFTSVAEATENNNWRRANQALAEIKTYQQEHGKAVIPGEKRVEMELFFNEYKIFESLTPIYLLAGFGLLCFVFAKMARPKLNIKWLFGIVYGVNILAFLLHTFGIGIRWYISEHAPWSNAYESMIYIAWALSLSGLVFSRQSPIAMALTSILAGVTLFVAHLSWMDPQITTLVPVLQSYWLTIHVSVITASYGFLGLCSLLGMFTLVLFALQGGKEHKEISRNILEATRINEMAMILGLSLLTMGNFLGGVWANESWGRYWGWDSKETWALVSILVYAAVLHIRFIPKLNSQYAFAVTSMFAYWSIIMTYFGVNFYLSGMHSYAAGEPIPVPTFVWVGALLMVLIAVLAYFRKPDKTIKL; encoded by the coding sequence TTGAGCGAGTTAAAATCCCTATTTTTCAGTATGACGTCGGCCGTCGTGCTACTTGTTATATTTGCCATCGGTAGCGGCGCAGCGACGATAATAGAAAGCTACTACGACACAAAAAGCGCGTGGGCGGCGGTTTACGGAGCGAGTTGGTTCGCTTTAGTTCAGGTGCTTTTAGGCATAAATTTGGCTTACAATATTTTCAGATACAACCTTTTAAGAAAAGAAAAACTACCCGTTTTGATATTTCACGTTAGCTTTTTGTTCATGCTTTTAGGCGCGGCGATGACACGATATCTAGGCTTTGAGGGCAACATCCACATCAGAGAAAACGAAACCTCAAACGCGGTATTCGGATCCGTTTCTAGGATAGAAATCGCAGCCGAAAAAGACGGTCAAATTTACTCAAACTCAATCCCGAAACAAATCACTTCCGTCGGCTCAAACGACTTTAACTTACCGCTTGAAATCGCGGGTAAAAAAGCAAATTTAACCTTTGACGGATACTACAAAAAGGCCGAAACCGAGTACTACGAAGCGGAAAAAGGCGAGCCGCTAGTTAGGCTTGCGGTCTCAAGCCCGGACTCAAAAGAAGAAATAAGCCTGCAAGCCGGCGAAACTCGCGAGGTGGGCGGCGTTAGCTTTGCATTCGACGCGCAGCCGCTACTTGAAAATTTCGTCAAAATCGAGCTAAAAGAGGGCAAATTTTATCTAACATCAAACCAAAATATCGGCTACTTTACGATGGCGACCAACGAAAAAGGCGAGTACGCGAAAGACCAAGCGACCGAGTTTTTACCGATGCAGCTCTATACGGTCACGGACGTAAATTTCGTTCCAAAATCATTGCTAACCAAGGCGGCCAAGCGAGTCGTGAGCAAAAACGGCGAATACGACGCATTGGTGGCAAATTTGACCTTTGACGGACAAACTCAGCAGCTCATGCTCTATGAAAACAGCTACATACCTGCTAAAGCTAAGATCGACGGCGTGCTTTTTAACGTTTACTGGGGCTCAAAGATGGTCGAACTTCCTTTTTCTTTAAAGCTTGAAGACTTCGAGCTTAAGCGTTATCCGGGTTCAAATTCGCCGATGAGCTACTCTAGCGACGTCATCGTCGAGGACTCTAGGACCGGAAACTACCCGTATAAAATTTATATGAACCACGTACTAGATCACGACGGATATAGATTTTTCCAAAGCAGCTACGACCAAGACGAGCTTGGCACAGTACTATCCGTAAACCGCGACCCGGGCAAGATTCCGACCTACGTCGGATACTTTTTGCTAGGGCTAGGACTATTTTTTAACGTCGTAAATCCTCGCTCGCGCTTTAGAAAACTAGCTAAAATGATAAATGAAGACGCCGTGAAAAAAGTCGCTAGCTTCGCGCTAATCGCCTGCTTTACGGCATTTGCCCCAAGCAAAACCTACGCGGTCGATAATGCTAGAAATATCGACGCAAACCACGCCAAAGAGCTTTCCACGCTAATCATCCAAAGCGCCGACGGTAGAATGAAGCCTTTTGATACCGTAGCAAGGGAAATTTTAAACAAAATCCACCGCGGCGATACGCTAGACGGCCTAAACGCAAACCAAGCCATACTTTCGATGATGGTAAACGCCCCGTACTGGCGCGACGTGCCGATAATCTACGTCGGAAATAAAGAGCTAAAAAAGCTAATCGGCATAGACGAAAAGGCCAAATATGCGAGCTATAACGACTTTTTCGCAAGCGATAAAGACGGTAAAATCATCTACAAACTCAACAAATTTGCCGAAGCCGCAAACCGCAAAACTCCGGGCGAGCGCGGAACGTTCGATAAAGACCTGCAAAAAGTGGACGAGCGTCTAAATATCCTTTATATGGTGTTTATAGGCGAAGTCTTTACGATGTTTCCAAAGATGGACGATCCAAACAACAAATGGTACGGTATAGCTTCGGCTATGATATATCTCCCTAAAAACGAGAGCGAGGCAATCGGCAGGATGCTAAGAAGCTACTTCACTAGCGTTGCCGAAGCTACAGAAAACAACAACTGGCGCCGTGCAAATCAAGCTCTAGCCGAGATAAAAACCTATCAACAAGAGCACGGCAAAGCAGTCATCCCAGGCGAAAAACGCGTCGAGATGGAGCTGTTTTTTAACGAATATAAAATTTTCGAGTCGCTAACGCCGATATATCTTTTGGCAGGATTTGGGCTTTTATGCTTCGTGTTTGCCAAGATGGCAAGGCCTAAACTAAATATAAAATGGCTATTTGGTATCGTTTACGGAGTAAATATCTTGGCGTTTTTACTACACACTTTCGGCATCGGCATACGCTGGTATATTTCCGAGCACGCGCCGTGGAGCAACGCCTACGAGTCGATGATATATATCGCTTGGGCGCTTAGCTTATCGGGCCTCGTGTTCTCGCGCCAAAGCCCGATAGCCATGGCGCTAACCTCGATTTTAGCGGGCGTTACACTATTTGTTGCGCACCTTAGCTGGATGGATCCGCAGATCACCACTCTAGTGCCGGTGCTTCAGAGCTACTGGCTAACGATCCACGTATCGGTTATCACGGCTAGTTACGGATTTTTGGGACTTTGCTCGCTACTTGGTATGTTTACGCTCGTGCTTTTTGCTCTGCAAGGCGGCAAAGAGCATAAGGAAATTTCGCGAAATATCCTAGAGGCCACGCGTATAAACGAGATGGCGATGATACTAGGCCTTAGCCTACTTACGATGGGAAACTTCCTAGGCGGCGTTTGGGCGAACGAAAGCTGGGGTCGATACTGGGGTTGGGATAGCAAGGAGACGTGGGCGCTGGTTTCTATTTTAGTTTATGCGGCGGTTTTACACATCAGATTTATCCCTAAGCTAAACAGCCAGTACGCATTTGCCGTGACTTCGATGTTTGCTTATTGGTCGATCATAATGACCTATTTTGGCGTCAACTTCTACCTAAGCGGCATGCACTCGTATGCTGCGGGCGAGCCGATACCGGTGCCTACTTTCGTATGGGTGGGCGCGCTTTTGATGGTCTTGATCGCGGTTTTGGCGTACTTTAGAAAGCCCGATAAAACGATAAAATTATAA
- a CDS encoding HIT family protein, whose protein sequence is MIFEDELIFVERETSEIPWVKIFTKTPFKELTDCDEATQKRVFEAVLTTEKVMIKFYNPTKINIASFANYVPRVHFHVMARFESDSFFPESMWGKKQREGELSLPDFAEFSQILALELGKTRE, encoded by the coding sequence ATGATTTTTGAAGACGAGCTGATTTTCGTCGAGCGAGAAACAAGCGAGATACCGTGGGTAAAAATTTTTACAAAAACGCCGTTTAAGGAGCTCACAGACTGCGACGAAGCGACTCAAAAAAGGGTATTTGAAGCGGTTTTAACGACCGAAAAAGTAATGATAAAATTTTATAATCCAACCAAAATAAACATCGCAAGCTTTGCCAACTATGTGCCGCGCGTACATTTTCACGTGATGGCGAGGTTTGAGAGCGATAGCTTTTTCCCGGAGTCCATGTGGGGCAAAAAGCAGCGCGAGGGTGAGCTAAGTTTGCCCGATTTTGCCGAGTTTTCTCAAATTTTAGCGCTCGAGCTAGGCAAAACACGTGAATAA
- a CDS encoding RBBP9/YdeN family alpha/beta hydrolase, with protein MKKQIYVIHGYDASPQSHWFSWFKDKMRGLAEVEILKMPNPQTPKLSEWLETMKQKVNLSENSFIIAHSLGTITSLNFLSGFANLPKFGGLVLISPFDEPIEEFAILNEFCEPQIAYEKIKSATNFIKVIAAKDDYIVPCELSLKVALNLGVTPDIFEKGGHFMSADGFSEFEFILNLFKLKDEKLS; from the coding sequence ATGAAAAAGCAAATTTACGTCATTCACGGCTACGACGCTTCTCCGCAAAGCCACTGGTTTTCTTGGTTTAAAGATAAAATGCGCGGCCTTGCCGAGGTAGAAATTTTAAAGATGCCAAACCCGCAAACGCCGAAGCTAAGCGAGTGGCTAGAAACGATGAAGCAAAAGGTAAATTTAAGCGAAAATTCATTTATCATCGCTCACAGCTTAGGCACGATAACTAGCCTAAATTTTCTTAGCGGTTTTGCAAATTTGCCCAAATTTGGCGGTCTAGTCCTCATATCGCCGTTTGACGAGCCGATTGAGGAATTTGCTATATTAAATGAATTTTGCGAGCCGCAAATCGCCTACGAAAAGATAAAATCAGCGACGAATTTTATAAAAGTAATAGCCGCAAAAGACGACTATATCGTGCCTTGCGAGCTTAGCCTAAAGGTCGCGCTAAATTTAGGCGTAACGCCAGATATCTTTGAAAAAGGCGGACACTTTATGAGCGCGGACGGCTTTAGCGAATTTGAGTTTATATTAAATTTATTTAAACTTAAAGACGAAAAATTATCATAA
- the phsA gene encoding thiosulfate reductase PhsA, giving the protein MDTSRRNFLKASTATGLLAMTYAPGTLGAVGAKALEGGDKTVYSFCEMCSSRCPIEAKVVDGKNVFIQGNGKVSGTATSVCARGGSGHNQLYDPQRIVKPLIRVGERGENKWREAGWDEALDLVAKKMLEIKEKYGPESFVFTAKSSQTHKLMTTFASAYGSPNCFSHFSCCPITYQMVCEHMYGDAKLKRDFGNAKYVVNFGHNLFEGIVIADAKKLAKMAAKEDTKLLVLDPRFSVVASKADEWLPVKPGTDLAFVLALIHTWIKNGTYDKEFIEKFTIGFDKVVEATKDTTPQWQENITGIPAKTVERIAGEIWKAAPKVIIDFGHNTTTTRAEYIRTRAIMTANAMMGNWEKKGGIFGGKKAKLYNTLAGEELIPEITNPDAAIKVPKVPRIDAAGEDGRNKFVSRSHGVLMEIPQAILSEKPYPVKGWFSIRFNHPINVAGTETTIESLKKLDFIVCSDIYMSDFAIWADVILPESTYLERDEGIEDKSSQKPAYMIRNKVVDPIGDTKNGYDIFRELARRMKIDEQYSANTMDEWRIKQVKGNAELLAELVKKGYVTWKVPGILFREKDSVKEFTKKFPYAQQFVGDDGLMESQIKFKTDSGKIELFSEKVEKQFPGYGCLNAEGMDVFFGEELCLMSGKTPIHTNGHTQNVEFLNDLMSSAPVWIHPNTAKKYGLKDGDKITLQSKTAKEKANVMLTEGIREDTLFVYHGFGHESAGLKRTNGVGTNQSKLLDPTVIGPVASTMVRNVGVKIIKA; this is encoded by the coding sequence ATGGATACTTCGAGGCGAAATTTCTTAAAAGCATCCACCGCCACGGGCTTGCTTGCGATGACGTATGCGCCAGGTACCCTGGGCGCAGTCGGCGCCAAAGCGCTAGAAGGCGGCGATAAGACCGTTTATAGTTTTTGCGAGATGTGCTCTTCTCGCTGTCCTATCGAGGCCAAGGTCGTGGACGGCAAAAACGTCTTCATCCAAGGCAACGGCAAGGTAAGCGGCACGGCGACTTCCGTGTGTGCAAGGGGCGGCAGCGGGCACAATCAGCTCTACGATCCGCAGCGCATAGTAAAACCGCTCATCAGAGTAGGCGAGCGCGGCGAAAACAAATGGCGCGAGGCGGGCTGGGACGAGGCGCTTGACCTAGTCGCTAAAAAAATGCTAGAAATCAAGGAGAAATACGGGCCGGAGAGCTTTGTATTTACGGCAAAATCAAGCCAAACGCACAAGCTAATGACGACATTTGCCAGCGCATACGGTTCGCCGAACTGCTTTTCTCACTTCTCCTGTTGCCCGATCACCTATCAGATGGTTTGCGAGCATATGTACGGCGACGCGAAGCTAAAAAGAGACTTCGGCAACGCAAAATACGTCGTAAATTTCGGGCACAATCTCTTTGAAGGTATCGTCATCGCCGACGCTAAAAAGCTGGCTAAGATGGCTGCTAAAGAAGATACGAAGCTGCTGGTTTTAGATCCGCGCTTTAGCGTCGTAGCCTCAAAAGCCGATGAGTGGCTACCCGTAAAACCGGGTACCGATCTAGCGTTTGTTTTAGCTCTCATTCACACATGGATCAAAAACGGCACGTACGATAAGGAATTTATAGAGAAATTTACGATTGGATTTGACAAAGTCGTAGAAGCGACCAAAGATACGACGCCGCAGTGGCAAGAAAATATCACGGGCATCCCCGCCAAAACGGTTGAACGAATCGCTGGCGAAATCTGGAAAGCCGCGCCTAAGGTCATCATCGACTTCGGTCACAACACGACTACTACTAGAGCCGAATATATCCGCACTAGAGCTATAATGACCGCAAATGCGATGATGGGCAACTGGGAGAAAAAGGGCGGAATTTTCGGCGGCAAAAAGGCTAAGCTATATAATACTTTAGCGGGAGAAGAGCTAATCCCAGAGATCACGAACCCAGACGCTGCGATAAAAGTACCTAAAGTGCCTAGAATAGACGCGGCGGGCGAGGACGGACGAAACAAATTCGTTAGCAGAAGCCACGGCGTTTTGATGGAGATCCCGCAAGCTATACTAAGCGAGAAGCCTTATCCCGTAAAAGGCTGGTTTAGCATAAGGTTTAACCACCCGATCAACGTCGCGGGCACGGAAACTACGATAGAGAGCCTAAAAAAGCTTGATTTTATCGTGTGCTCGGATATCTATATGAGCGATTTTGCGATATGGGCGGACGTGATACTGCCCGAGAGTACTTACCTTGAGCGCGACGAAGGCATCGAGGATAAGTCGAGTCAAAAACCTGCCTATATGATAAGAAACAAAGTCGTAGATCCTATCGGCGACACCAAAAACGGCTACGATATCTTTAGAGAGCTAGCTCGCAGGATGAAGATAGACGAGCAGTACTCGGCAAACACGATGGATGAGTGGAGAATCAAACAAGTAAAAGGCAACGCCGAGCTTTTAGCGGAGCTAGTTAAAAAAGGCTACGTCACGTGGAAGGTGCCGGGGATTTTGTTTAGAGAAAAAGATAGCGTAAAAGAATTTACGAAAAAATTCCCTTACGCGCAGCAGTTCGTGGGCGACGACGGGCTGATGGAGTCGCAGATCAAATTTAAAACCGATAGCGGTAAGATCGAGCTCTTTAGCGAAAAGGTCGAAAAGCAGTTTCCGGGATACGGCTGCTTAAACGCCGAGGGCATGGACGTATTTTTCGGCGAGGAGCTTTGCCTAATGAGCGGCAAAACGCCGATACACACCAACGGCCACACGCAAAACGTCGAATTTTTAAACGACTTGATGAGTAGCGCGCCCGTTTGGATACACCCTAATACCGCGAAAAAATACGGACTAAAAGACGGTGATAAGATAACTCTTCAAAGCAAAACCGCGAAGGAAAAGGCAAACGTGATGCTTACCGAGGGCATCAGAGAAGATACGCTTTTCGTCTATCACGGTTTCGGTCATGAAAGCGCCGGACTAAAACGCACGAACGGCGTAGGAACGAATCAAAGCAAGCTGCTAGATCCTACCGTGATCGGCCCCGTCGCCTCCACGATGGTGCGAAACGTCGGCGTCAAGATAATAAAAGCGTAA